The Neodiprion pinetum isolate iyNeoPine1 chromosome 5, iyNeoPine1.2, whole genome shotgun sequence genome segment AGGTGAAGTATGTTCGGAAAAGTAtcaaagaaaaggagaaaaggTTTCATAGGCAAAAGGAATGCACATGGAATGTTGAATACATtttgtaaagaaattttttctttaactttATAAGGAATATTGTTTAGTTCATTGTAATGAGATAgtggttttttcattattgtcatgctttttttatgttaacaccttgtattttgcaaGAATACTGTACCTGATGGAGGGAAATGGAGATCATTATTGGATTCAGCAAACtcaaaaacataatatttaccaaaaacatcccatgcagctgaaaaatgatatttttttgcaagacCTGTGTTGTTAGTCGATAGCCTTTCCGCGCTAATCAAAGTCTATTCAATTTTAACCGCTACAGATGACGGATGATTTGAGAGCGGAAATGAGCTATTACAAACAACTGGCAATAGCGGTGGAAGAGAAATTGAAGATGTTGAAAATAGCCAAGGAGAGTATCAGGACTGAATGTGCAAAATGCATAGCGCTAGAAAACCAAAGTTTCAAGACCGACgaaaaggttgaaaaaagtaattcgtACGATTCGACAACGGAAGATTCTTGCATGACTGAAACGGAGACTAGCACAATAGAATCAGGACCGAATATTGACACAGTGATAGATATACCGACCAGAGAAGAACAGCcggataaaaattatacaagcTTAGATACCAGTTTTTACGAATCTACAGCAGAAACAATGAATCAATCCGACGCATCCTTTGATAACGACGGAAATGAAAACAGCAGCAAAGAGAGAAACGACGAGCTTTTCACCACCAGCACATGTTCTGACACGATCACTGCCAGCACGGATTTAAATCAGTACTTGGACGCTTCCCCGCCGACTCAAAGCACGGTCGAAACCGTTACACCAGAGATTGTCAAGCCGAAGGTGCCTAAGACATTGGATATCATTCCGATAACGGTACAAGTTCCGGAACGAGAGAAGAGCGACGATTCGTTCGACGAGAAACCGTCCGGACAAAATACACCCCCCAAACTCGTGCGACAAGGTTCGTACATCTTGGAAGCACCGAGCCCAATGCTGCTAGCTCACATGCAAACGGAACTTGCGGACCCGGGTTACATTCCATCGACAACAAGTACAGCTATTAAACGCAAGGAGTGGAATATATCTCAGGCGAAGAGCGAGTGGGAGAACCAGATTAAGAATAAGGAAATTATTATACCGGATAATTCAAGGGGCAGCAATGGCCATACGAGGTATAGAAGGAACAGCATGTCAACCTTAAACAATCAGAAGGTGTTCAAATCGTTGTCGCACGCTAAGAACGGTTCCTCCCTAGGAATGCACCAGTCTGCCAAATCCGTTGATTGCATACAGACAATGTTGGATAGGGAATTGGTGTGCAAATCTCCAGGCGGCGCTAAATCCAATGGTTACAGCCAAATGCAGAGTGTTAGAGGTAGCGGCGGCTCGACGAAAAGCGGCAACTCTCAAAAATTCAGGTCGAATAGAAACGTATCATTTATTAATTTAGCCAACAGACTAGGAGGGTCGGTTGGAAGTCTCGTGAATTTTGGAGGACAGTCTTGCCAGGCAATGAACGCGAGGAACGATCGATCTAAACCAACGATAATTAACGAAGCGCAGAGCACTCCGAGCCCTGTAAAATCTGTCGCAGTTACCGACAAACTCGTCATTATATTCAAAGAAATACAGAGAAAACACGAGGAGCAAATGGCTGAGCTTATTGCCAAACAGCAAAGGGagcaaaaaaatatgcagAGAGAATTCGAGAAGCAACAAGCACTGCTACTTGGccagataaaaaaaacatttcctgGTATTTTGATACCTCCAACTGCCGAGGAGGAGACTCCTGAGGTTTTGAAACCAGTTTTGAATACGACAAAAGAAGATGACGATACATATTCGTTGGACAAGAATAATCCGCCACTTCCCAAATGTCCACTGGATTATATTTATCCTCTGAATGGACACTGTGAGACAATAATATCATCTAGTAATAATACAAGCACACATCCTAAAGTCGATACTTCGGAGAACAAAGGTTTAGAAAGCAATGAATTACTCTCCAAGAATATCGACGCACCGTCGAGTATTCACAGATCTAAAAACACTGCAGATAAATGCTTAAATGTTAGCCGGCAACTGTTTCCACTGGATAGTAACACCGTACATGTTCCAATTCCAGTCAACGTTCATTACACCGCAAAACACGTGAGTAttgatatatttgaataaattattatgaaatataGGCGACTCTATCTTTTCACAAATTTACAGATAAAAGCAGCGACGATAATAAACGCTTATGCGAGAGGATACTTAGTACGCCGACTGATGAACACTGAACGTGTTGTGGATCTGAAAAATACCTACAAGGAGGCACTCCACTGTATGCTGAAACTTCACGTAGACGCACCGCTAAATTTGCCTGagttaaattttcaccaacgTCTTCAGCTGCAGGTAAACAAATGCACTGAATTTTGTGAACTCTTTTAAACACCACTGAAATGTGAAacattttgattttacttcATTTCAAGTGTGATGCAGCCTCAATGAACATAGCCGAATTGTTCGCACAAAGCCCCGAACAGCGGATGCAAGTCATATCGCAAGACCGGGATATCAAACGATCTCGCTCCGAACGCCCAAGCTCTGCACATTCCTACTCTTTCGCAACTCAACGGACgcttgcgagaaaaaaaatgaaggagTATGATTCTACCTGATATTTTGCTCTATTTTTTCATATGGTTCACTATTTGTTCTCACAGATTTGTCTTCGATTATTCGATAATAAACGATCAAAGAATTGCAAAATCATAATCAAGATCCGATTTTGTGTactaataatatttttctgccAGAAACTGACCAAACGCTTCATGaaagtaaatgaaattatGATTTATTAAGTGAAATGCATCTAATGCTTTACTGGagtgaaatgtttttcagaaatttctttGCTAAATCATTTTTCCTTTTTGGTTACTTTTAGGATGGgaaatttttcctctcctcCTATAAGTAGTCGCACTTGTTCAGCCAGGAGCAGATGTCAAACATGGACATCAAATTCCAGAGAAAAACGGTCtcaaaatatttgtaagaatttacaaaatttttcataatcaaTTAACTACAATATCATAAATATCTATCATTTTCATATTCCACTTTTTAATTCTTTCACAGATCACGGAATAAAGCGAAGTACGAGTGCAGGAACCGTTCGAAAACCTTGGAGATGAAAAACCATAACGGTGCCTTTACATTAAAAAGTCTAAGTCATAtgtttttgtacaaaatttcataCTGCTGAAATAATTCCGTACAGTGCCttgtcatttgtttttttattaaacgCAATTGTTAGCCCTACAATGTTGTATTCGCCCATTATATTTCCAAAAACCTAccaaatttatacataatagGAAATCAACTAAACAAGTTCAAATCGCAACGacatataatttttactttaaacTTCCCCCCATAAGTAGCGACGTGAAGTGAGCTATTATTGGACAGGCAGCAGCGCGATTTTCAATTGTCCCATACGTGATAGGATATTGCCTATATACAGGCGTACTCACCTCCGTGTTTTggtttattgaattttttcattatttcttacgatgctgaagttagtaacgttatcgtaacaatttttcacaaacttttttttttcggtaaaccgtaataaaacaaaacatactcttattttgaaatttaataagaAAACAGTGATtattttcccaatttttcaatgcaataacgttactaacttcaatctaCTGATTTTTCTCCCTCCCGTAATACTGCGAATATTCAATATATattcatcaaaatatttttaccttcaTGTACAAACTGCAGTATTGATGACATCCTCGTTAATCCTCTCGTCCCGCTGCCACAAATAATTTCACCGATTCACTGAACCGAAGTACCGACGAACACGTCGAAGATGCACATCACTTCTTACCacacgaataaaaataaaccatcTTCAAATGCGCACTCCATTAATGCTCTCAACGCGAGAGCAATATTCCGAATTACCGAACCTGTAGTAAACAACTCTGAATGTCACCCGACGATTGAACGTAAACTGCGACACATCACGCCGTTTATATTGCACATATCTTTCCTTTTATGAAACCACTGTCACAGTATTTAGTTACCGACAATAAGTTGACAACATGACGGTCATTTGTTGATTGTTTATTCACCGTTTATACCTCTACAGCGATGGCACAACCTTccgcgtaaaaaaaaaaaactctttgaTCAAAATAACCTGACGAATTCCTTCAAATTTACGCAGATACTAAGATATTTATGTCGATTCGGTATCGATGgaccaatttttcgaacgaaATATAAGAAcaagaattttcattcgtcatGCACTGTCACAGCACTGGGCAACAAGTTGTTGCAACTTTTTCTTCGACCGGTTTTCACGTGAAATATTGTTGGATGTTTACAAATAACTTTACCAGCCACGGAAAATTACTCTATAGATGAATTTTATCGGTTCATATTCAATAACTCACCGCGATAATATGATTATCCCGTGATTTTCATACATATTCCGGCGTCCGACATCGGGAGACATCCAAGCTCGTTGAAATCGTATCTAGAACTGAACGATCTAGAAAGTTCAGGCCAGTGGTGACGTCACACAACCACCTTCTGTGCTCGCgactttatttttgaatttagaaattacttacaacgataaattgaagtGATTTACGCGTTATTAATTAGTTTATAAGAATCGGACCACGCCGAATTCCCGACATCCGAACCGACGGCGTCACTGATTCGAATAAACGAACTAACCGACTCGCAGCCAATGTCACACcgatgaaatttgtttttcgagCGGTATCGAACGTACATTCAAATTCACATCATGTTCTAAGTTCACATCACATCTCGACGTCATTATTACCACGTGCATAtacattaataatatataatacaaacaTGCATACATGGTAtccaaatatatataaaacagtGTTTTGATACGATTTTGTGAGCTTTATCCGAAGGATGcaaacaataaaattatacgaaatgGCACATCTCGCTACTCATCTCTGATAAAAGTCGCTACACGTGCTGCACTCTGTGCGAATTTTTAATAACGGTAAGGAATTGTTTACGGACAGTACTGATCTCTATATAATTTGTGTAGCAGGGGTTAAGGATTATGACGtcaaaaaaatgatttgtcaAAATGGTAAACATCGGACAATGACGATTAAAGaccttaaaaaatattgacacCACCAACGCGAGGTCTATAGAGGTAACGTAACTGAGACACCTCAAtagtttacaaaaattttcaagtcatTACACCATTATGTTACGTAAATAACCATCATAACCTAAAATCTATCCTGTACACACGATACTCCGATAACAATTACGTTATCTCTGTCTGTTGCAGCTTAACTCCTAGCATGATAGCTAGAACGTAATCTGTATAGTAAAATCGCTCCACCGACAATGTGTGAAAATGTGAATCACAATCCGTTTGCGGGTCTTTTTACATCCGTAAACGAAGCAgcttcattttctacccaaAACCAACCTTCGACAGTCCATGCAGACGTATCAAAAAATACTGACGAACATTCGGCAGCGGAGAGTAACAGCGTCAACGGTTCTAAACCAATCAACACAGCAGCCGAAGCTGATGCTTTCATTAACGACATAGTTGAGGAAGTTTTCGGCTTGACGCTGCATTCGGATGGAGCTAAAATAAAATCTGGACGACAGCTGGTCTTTCTTGAGGACTTAGCCGCTGCTTTGGCCCCTCAAGATTGGATGGATGCTGAGTCGGTTGAGCACGCTATTTTTGAACGACTTATGCTCAGCAATCCAGGAGCCAAAATAGTtgacaataaaaatgaaaaacaaacaaactctATCGACGATCATGTTTCAGAGACTGAAATTATACCCTATTTGTACGAAAGTTATCGCAGATTACTGCGCTATAAACCAAGCCATAGATTGCACGATACGATAGAAAACATCACACGAATCGTCGTCAGGAATGTTGGCACTGCTATGCAGGAACCTGACTTATTCCAAAGTCAAGAGGTTCGTGATTTGTTTATTACCTGAAATCTATACACCTTGAAATTCTAATTTCGtatatcattttaaaattatattcacagGTGCACAAGCAATTTATAGCATTGTTTATGGACGGTGGAGTAGTTGGACAGGAGTTGACCTCCTTTGTAACAGACATTGTCAACGAGTTAAACTCCGAGGATAGGGATGAAAGCCTCAGTGTGATCAGCACAGCTTTCACGCCAATCCTGAACAGCATTCATCAGGAGGTGGCACAGTCCAATCTCTTAGTTTTTCGACAATACTGGTTCGGACTTCTACAGACGTTTGCTTCTGTTGAAGGTCTCGCCTTGTTTCTCATATCGCACAGCACTCCTCGTGCTATGCAAGGAAAAGCGTATTCAGATACGCTGTTGGGGGCACTGCTGTGTCTAAGCTGTTTGCCCAAAACTCTCGAAGCTCCGTTTGACTTCTTTGACAAACCTTTGCAACAGGTGAGcaaaaagaaacaattatCGCTGCAACTCGATTTCAATTCGAATGGTCGATTCAATAACagattactttttcttctttaaagTCAGTTACTTCTATGGAAGGAAATATCTGGACAGCGTTGGATGCGCTTAGCGAATCGCTACATAAAGTTTTTCACACTTTACTAAAGTGTTCCACAGATGTGCGCCACAAAACTTTAAAATGGATAGGCGATTGCCTCCATGCCAACGCTGGGAGAGGAAAGCTCTGGAATTCGCATAGCGATGCTGGACTGACTATGACGCTGACTGTATCCGATGGTTTCATGTTAAATCTCAGCTCAATATTGCTCAGGCTTTGCCAGCCCTTTTGCACAAAGTTGAACGATAGCAAACTGCTGAAAATCGATCCAACTTACTGTTCGGTCGAGGTAGGCTAGTCTCGTTCAAAGAATTTCTGTTAATATTCAAGAATCGCGTCTAATTCACAGCTAATATTCGGACATTCTTTTTCCTAGGCtcaaaatgaagaagaaagtaAGACACGTGGTCTTCACGCCAAAGGTTTAAGTGGAGAAACATGTCTCATTCCAATACCCGAAGGTGAAACGCGACCAGCAGCTGAAACATTCGGTTTTGTTACTGAATGTTTTTACCTGACTCATAGAGCATTGGATCTCGGATACCGTGTTGTTTTGGAGAAACTCTTGAGGTGTGCTAAACATGTGCAACAAACTTTATATGCTAAAATCATTGTCCAAAATACAACCTGCTCAAAGTACTCTACTATTTTGCAGAGCAAATCAGGACTTGGCTCGTATGCGGCGGATATACAGCGATGCTCAGGGTGGTGGAAACTCTGAAGTACTAGAGGCTATAACCACGCGAATGGAAATGGAAATGACAAAGTAAGTGAGTAACTAAGCAGGGGCTTGGAAGATGAATCCTTCAGACCAggtcaataaaaaatttaaaattttccagaTACTTATCGCTTAGAGCTAGTCTTTTGGCGCCTGAGATGCTGAGTCTACTGGCAAAATTCCACGCTGCGACGGCAGTCTGGCTAATACAGGTCAATCTGGATATTGAGTCTGATTTCATTAAGCATAGTACTTATGCACCAAGAGAATTTAAAACCGTCGCGTTCCCGCTACCTGAGACTGTGCCAGAAACTCTAAGATGCATTCCCGAATTTGTGGTCGAAAATACCGTCGGATTTCTCTGCTTTTTGCGACGTTTGAATCCAAACACGTTCGAAGAACAAGGACCGAGCTTTTTGAACCCAATCCTAACAGAGGTAAGCACTTTGCTTTTATATTGCGTTGGAAAACCTTATAAAGTGATTTAATTCAATCGAATAGGTCGTCGCGCTGATGGAGTCTCAACGGCGTTTATATAACCCTCACCTTCGTGCGAGACTCGCCGAAGGACTCGAAGCGCTCTTACCTTTAAACGAGGAACCCTCAAATCAAGCGGTAGCTACGCTGGGAGTTTTTCACAGAGAGCAATTATTTGTTACTCATCCCCACAGACATCAGGTTAGTACAACGTAATTATATTCTTGAATGGGAAGGATGGAAAGTTGGTTATTACTTTGAAATCACTTCGCACGCTTCTTTGAAAAGTCTTGTGAAACTGGATGACCATACAGACGATTAATATCTCCTTGTAATTTCTCATTTAGATAGTTACAAATTTGCTCCAAGTATTTGTGGGAATCGAGATGACAGGTCAGAGCGTTCAATTTGAACAGAAATTTAACTATCGACGACCAATGTACATAGTTATGGATTATTTATGGAAAATACAGGAACACAGGAATAATTTCAAGTAAGTGTGAATGTAAAGAGGAGCTCTTAAAAATAATACTAAATAAAATGTAGTCAATTCATGCGGGATGTGTGCACAGGCAACTGGCTAAAGAGGCTGAACAAAACATGGAAGCAGTGCAGCCACCACTGTTTCTCAGATTCATGAATTTACTTATGAACGACGCGGTATTTCTCCTCGATGAAGCACTCTCGAATATGGCACAACTCAAGCAACTATTCCAGGCAAGGTGAGCGTAAAGTTTTGCAGCAAGTAATCTGGAGATGTTCATTATAACATGACCAAGCGATTTATTCAATATCAGAGAAAATGGTGAGTGGGATAAACTTCCGCCGCACGAAAGAGAGCAACAGATGGGATATCTGACGCATATCGGTATGATAGCCAGATTTGACAATATTCTCGGTAGAGAAACCATACACACTTTGGAAATGCTCACTTCTGAGATTATATCCA includes the following:
- the LOC124219884 gene encoding uncharacterized protein translates to MNGKNTVMEEKSQYVSCIKINGVPILPPLMTDDLRAEMSYYKQLAIAVEEKLKMLKIAKESIRTECAKCIALENQSFKTDEKVEKSNSYDSTTEDSCMTETETSTIESGPNIDTVIDIPTREEQPDKNYTSLDTSFYESTAETMNQSDASFDNDGNENSSKERNDELFTTSTCSDTITASTDLNQYLDASPPTQSTVETVTPEIVKPKVPKTLDIIPITVQVPEREKSDDSFDEKPSGQNTPPKLVRQGSYILEAPSPMLLAHMQTELADPGYIPSTTSTAIKRKEWNISQAKSEWENQIKNKEIIIPDNSRGSNGHTRYRRNSMSTLNNQKVFKSLSHAKNGSSLGMHQSAKSVDCIQTMLDRELVCKSPGGAKSNGYSQMQSVRGSGGSTKSGNSQKFRSNRNVSFINLANRLGGSVGSLVNFGGQSCQAMNARNDRSKPTIINEAQSTPSPVKSVAVTDKLVIIFKEIQRKHEEQMAELIAKQQREQKNMQREFEKQQALLLGQIKKTFPGILIPPTAEEETPEVLKPVLNTTKEDDDTYSLDKNNPPLPKCPLDYIYPLNGHCETIISSSNNTSTHPKVDTSENKGLESNELLSKNIDAPSSIHRSKNTADKCLNVSRQLFPLDSNTVHVPIPVNVHYTAKHIKAATIINAYARGYLVRRLMNTERVVDLKNTYKEALHCMLKLHVDAPLNLPELNFHQRLQLQCDAASMNIAELFAQSPEQRMQVISQDRDIKRSRSERPSSAHSYSFATQRTLARKKMKEMGNFSSPPISSRTCSARSRCQTWTSNSREKRSQNIYHGIKRSTSAGTVRKPWR
- the Ube4A gene encoding ubiquitin conjugation factor E4 A yields the protein MCENVNHNPFAGLFTSVNEAASFSTQNQPSTVHADVSKNTDEHSAAESNSVNGSKPINTAAEADAFINDIVEEVFGLTLHSDGAKIKSGRQLVFLEDLAAALAPQDWMDAESVEHAIFERLMLSNPGAKIVDNKNEKQTNSIDDHVSETEIIPYLYESYRRLLRYKPSHRLHDTIENITRIVVRNVGTAMQEPDLFQSQEVHKQFIALFMDGGVVGQELTSFVTDIVNELNSEDRDESLSVISTAFTPILNSIHQEVAQSNLLVFRQYWFGLLQTFASVEGLALFLISHSTPRAMQGKAYSDTLLGALLCLSCLPKTLEAPFDFFDKPLQQSVTSMEGNIWTALDALSESLHKVFHTLLKCSTDVRHKTLKWIGDCLHANAGRGKLWNSHSDAGLTMTLTVSDGFMLNLSSILLRLCQPFCTKLNDSKLLKIDPTYCSVEAQNEEESKTRGLHAKGLSGETCLIPIPEGETRPAAETFGFVTECFYLTHRALDLGYRVVLEKLLRANQDLARMRRIYSDAQGGGNSEVLEAITTRMEMEMTKYLSLRASLLAPEMLSLLAKFHAATAVWLIQVNLDIESDFIKHSTYAPREFKTVAFPLPETVPETLRCIPEFVVENTVGFLCFLRRLNPNTFEEQGPSFLNPILTEVVALMESQRRLYNPHLRARLAEGLEALLPLNEEPSNQAVATLGVFHREQLFVTHPHRHQIVTNLLQVFVGIEMTGQSVQFEQKFNYRRPMYIVMDYLWKIQEHRNNFKQLAKEAEQNMEAVQPPLFLRFMNLLMNDAVFLLDEALSNMAQLKQLFQARENGEWDKLPPHEREQQMGYLTHIGMIARFDNILGRETIHTLEMLTSEIISIFCHPTMVDRIASMLNYLLLQLVGPNQKNLKVKDQKEYDFKPANLVLNICKIYINLSHNEAFTLAVSQDGRSYSPELFKLAENVLVRIGGGGILGDLDQFAKRVEEAANQKKQEEEILSGAPDEFLDPIMSTLMTDPVILPSSKIVVDRQTIARHLLSDQTDPFNRSMLTMDMVKSDTELKDKIEEWIAQKRKENIPGSSSEK